The following coding sequences are from one Macaca nemestrina isolate mMacNem1 chromosome 1, mMacNem.hap1, whole genome shotgun sequence window:
- the LOC105494430 gene encoding acyl-protein thioesterase 2 has protein sequence MCGNTMSVPLLTDAATVSGAERETAAVIFLHGLGDTGHSWADALSTIRLPHVKYICPHAPRIPVTLNMKMVMPSWFDLMGLSPDAPEDEAGIKKAAENIKALIEHEMKNGIPANRIVLGGFSQGGALSLYTALTCPHPLAGIVALSCWLPLHRAFPQAANGSAKDLAILQCHGELDPMVPVRFGALTAEKLRSVVTPARVQFKTYPGVMHSSCPQEMAAVKEFLEKLLPPV, from the exons atgtgtggtaACACCATGTCTGTGCCCCTGCTCACCGATGCTGCCACTGTGTCTGGAGCTGAGCGGGAAACGGCCGCG GTTATTTTTTTACATGGACTTGGAGACACAGG GCACAGCTGGGCTGACGCCCTCTCCACCATCCGACTCCCTCACGTCAAGTACATCTGTCCCCATGC GCCTAGGATCCCTGTGACCCTCAACATGAAGATGGTGATGCCTTCCTG GTTTGACCTGATGGGACTGAGTCCAGATGCCCCAGAGGACGAGGCTGGCATCAAGAAGGCAGCAGAGAACA TCAAGGCCTTGATTGAGCATGAAATGAAGAACGGGATTCCTGCCAATCGAATCGTCCTGGGAGGCTTTTCACAG gGCGGGGCCCTCTCCCTCTACACGGCCCTCACTTGCCCCCACCCTCTGGCTGGCATCGTGGCATTGAGCTGTTGGCTGCCTCTGCACCGGGCCTTCCCCCAG GCAGCTAATGGCAGTGCCAAGGACCTGGCCATCCTCCAGTGCCATGGGGAGCTGGACCCCATGGTGCCTGTACGGTTTGGGGCCCTGACGGCTGAGAAGCTCCGGTCTGTTGTCACACCTGCCAGGGTCCAGTTCAAGACATACCCGGGTGTCATGCACAGCTCCTGTCCTCAG GAGATGGCAGCTGTTAAGGAATTTCTTGAGAAGCTGCTGCCTCCTGTCTAA
- the LOC105494431 gene encoding PITH domain-containing protein 1 isoform X2: protein MSHGHSHGGGGCRCAAEREEPPEQRGLAYGLYLRIDLERLQCLNESREGSGRGVFKPWEERTDRSKFVESDADEELLFNIPFTGNVKLKGIIIMGEDDDSHPSEMRLYKNIPQMSFDDTEREPDQTFSLNRDLTGELEYATKISRFSNVYHLSIHISKNFGADTTKVFYIGLRGEWTEKTGTGDKGN from the exons ATGTCGCACGGTCACAGCCACGGCGGGGGCGGCTGCCGCTGCGCCGCCGAACGGGAGGAGCCGCCCGAGCAGCGCGGCCTGGCCTATGGCCTGTACCTGCGCATCGACCTGGAGCGGCTGCAGTGCCTTAACGAGAGCCGCGAGGGCAGCGGCCGCGGCGTCTTCAAGCCGTGGGAGGAGCGGACCGACCGCTCCAAG TTTGTTGAAAGTGATGCAGATGAAGAGCTTCTGTTTAATATTCC ATTTACGGGCAATGTCAAGCTCAAAGGCATCATTATAATGGGAGAGGACGATGACTCACACCCCTCTGAGATGAGACT gTACAAGAATATTCCACAGATGTCCTTTGATGATACAGAAAGGGAGCCAGATCAGACCTTTAGTCTGAATCGGGATCTTACAGGAGAATTAGAGTATGCTACAAA AATTTCTCGTTTTTCAAATGTGTATCATCTCTCAATTCATATTTCAAAAAACTTTGGAGCAGATACGACAAAGGTCTTTTATATTGGCCTGAGAGGAGAGTGGACTGAG AAAACAGGAACAGGTGATAAAGGGAATTAG
- the LOC105494431 gene encoding PITH domain-containing protein 1 isoform X1 yields the protein MSHGHSHGGGGCRCAAEREEPPEQRGLAYGLYLRIDLERLQCLNESREGSGRGVFKPWEERTDRSKFVESDADEELLFNIPFTGNVKLKGIIIMGEDDDSHPSEMRLYKNIPQMSFDDTEREPDQTFSLNRDLTGELEYATKISRFSNVYHLSIHISKNFGADTTKVFYIGLRGEWTELRRHEVTICNYEASANPADHRVHQVTPQTHFIS from the exons ATGTCGCACGGTCACAGCCACGGCGGGGGCGGCTGCCGCTGCGCCGCCGAACGGGAGGAGCCGCCCGAGCAGCGCGGCCTGGCCTATGGCCTGTACCTGCGCATCGACCTGGAGCGGCTGCAGTGCCTTAACGAGAGCCGCGAGGGCAGCGGCCGCGGCGTCTTCAAGCCGTGGGAGGAGCGGACCGACCGCTCCAAG TTTGTTGAAAGTGATGCAGATGAAGAGCTTCTGTTTAATATTCC ATTTACGGGCAATGTCAAGCTCAAAGGCATCATTATAATGGGAGAGGACGATGACTCACACCCCTCTGAGATGAGACT gTACAAGAATATTCCACAGATGTCCTTTGATGATACAGAAAGGGAGCCAGATCAGACCTTTAGTCTGAATCGGGATCTTACAGGAGAATTAGAGTATGCTACAAA AATTTCTCGTTTTTCAAATGTGTATCATCTCTCAATTCATATTTCAAAAAACTTTGGAGCAGATACGACAAAGGTCTTTTATATTGGCCTGAGAGGAGAGTGGACTGAG CTTCGCCGACACGAGGTGACCATCTGCAATTACGAAGCATCTGCCAACCCAGCAGACCATAGGGTCCATCAGGTTACCCCACAGACACACTTTATTTCCTAA